The Streptosporangium album genome segment CCCCGAGTCCCCGCCCAAGACCTGGGCCGAGGTCCAGGCCGCGGCCAAGAAGATCGCCGGGCTCGGCCCCGGCTACGTCGGCTTCGGCGAGTACAGCGCCGGCAACACCGGCGGCTGGCACTTCACCGCCTCCCTCTACGGCCGCGGCGGCGAGATGGTCGGCCCCGACGGCAAGACGGCCGCCTTCAACAGCCCCGAGGGCAAGGCCGTCCTCGAAAACCTCAAGCAGATGCGCTGGACCGACAACAGCATGGGCGCCAAGCAGCTCCTGCAGTGGGAGGACCTGATGCGCATGATGGGCGGCGGCAAGCTCGGCATGATGATCGGCGCCCCCGACGTCGTCCAGTCGGTCAACAACGACTTCAAGGGCAAGTTCGACGACTACGGCGTGACCGCGCTGCCGGAGGCCAAGGCCTCGCTCAGCGGCGGCGACGGCTACATGTTCAACCCCAAGGCGACACCCGAGAAGATCAAGGCCGGTCTCCTCTGGCTGGAGTACCACGAGCTGACCCCGGACCAGGGACAGTTCAACTACGAGCGGAACAAGGGCCAGGGCCGCCCCGTCGGCCTGCCCACCCCCGACCTGTACGGCGACACCGCTCCCGGCAAGCAGATCGTCGAGACGCGCAAGAAGTTCGCCACCGTGCCGGTGGAACACTTCGCCCCCTACGCGGAAGCCTCCACCACGATCCAGAACAAGATCGAGCCGCCGAAGGCCCAGGAGCTCTACGCCATCCTCGACGTGGCCATGTCAGCGGTGCTGACCAGGCAGGACGCCGACATCGACAAGCTGCTCGCCGATGCCGAGGCCAAGGCCAACAAGGTGCTGGCCAAGTCCAGCTGATCCCCTGACACCCGGGGTGCCGGCCCGCTGGCCGGCGCCCCGCCAGTTCACGTCGAGATCGGAAGTCAACCGATGACCACAATGACCGTGCAGGGATCACGGCGGCGAAAGCAGGGGGCGTTCCGGCGCGGCGTACGGCGCAACCTCACGGCGTACGGCTTCCTCTGCGGGGCGCTGATCTGCTTCGCGTTCTTCTCCTGGTACCCGATGGTGCGGGAGATCCTGCTCAGCTTCCAGCAGACGAACTTCGTCGACCCGCCCACCTGGGTGGGGCTGGAGAATTTCCGCACGGTGACCGAGGACTCCGCGTTCGCCGACGCCTGGATCAACACCGCCGTGTTCACCGGCCTGGCACTCGTCTTCGGCTACGCCGTGCCGTTCGTGGCGGCGATCGTCCTCAACGAGCTGCGCCACGCCAAGGCCTACCTCAGGTTCGTGGTGTACCTGCCGGTGATGCTGCCGCCGGCCGTCGGCGTGCTGCTGTTCAAGTGGTTCTACGACCCCGGTCCCGGCCTGTTCAACCAGATCCTGGACCTGGTGCACCTCCCGGCGCTGAGCTGGCTGGACTCCGCCGACACCGCGCTGATCTCGCTGGTCATCGTCTCCACCTGGATGAACCTGGGCACCGGCACCCTGATCTACCTCGCGGCGCTGCAGAGCATCCCGGGCGAGCTGTACGAGGCGGCCGAGCTGGACGGAGCCGGGCTCTTCAAACGGGTCTGGCACGTCACGATCCCGCAGACCAAGCTGATCCTGCTGGTGATGCTGCTGCTGCAGATCGTCGCGACCATGCAGGTCTTCATCGAGCCGTACCTGCTGACCGGCGGCGGCCCGGAGAACGCGACGCTCACCGTCGCCTACCTGATGTACCAGTACGCCTTCAACTTCGGAGACTTCGGCGCCGGCGGCGCGCTGGGGTTGATGCTCATGCTCGTGCTGATGGTGTTCTCCGCCTTCTACCTGCGCATCTCGCGGGACAACCAGAGCTAGGGAGGCAGCAGCACCCATGTCGAACCTCACCGTTCAACCGAGCCGCCCGGCCCCCGCCGCGCGACCGGGCTCCGCCCCGGCCAGAACCGGGCGCAGCGCCCGCAGGCGTCGCGGGAAGGAGCCCGCGCCGCAGTTTCGCGGAGTGGTCTCCCCGCACACCCTGAAGTCCCCCCGCGGGCGGGTGATCTACTGGATCGTCCTGGTCGCGGTGGTGGTGGGCTTCACCGTCGCCTTCGTGTTCCCGCTCTACTGGATGGTCACCGGCGCGCTGAGGTCACCCGAGGACCTCGCCCAGATGCCGCCCAGCTTCTTCCCCGAGTCGCTCGACTTCGAGGTGTACGCCGAGGCGTGGGACCAGCTCAACCTGGGCCGGTTCCTCGGCAACACGCTCCTGTACGCCGGCGGCGCCCTGCTGTTCACGCTGGCCATCGACGTCACGGCCGCCTACGCGCTGTCCAAGCTGCGGCCCGTGCTGGGCAACCTGGTCCTGGGGCTGATGCTGGCCACGCTGATGATCCCGCCGATGGTCATCCTGCTGCCCGCCTACCTGACGGTCAAGGACCTGCCGATCTTCGGCTGGGACCTGCTGAACACGCCGTGGGCGATCTGGCTGCCCGCGGCGGCCAACGGGTTCTACATCTTCCTGCTCAAGCGCTTCTTCGACTCGATCCCCAGGGAACTGCTCGAAGCCGCCCAGATCGACGGCGCCTCCGCGACCCGGATCCTGTGGTCGATCGTGCTGCCGGTCTCCCGCCCGATCATCGGCGTGGTGTCCATCCTCTCGGTGGTCACCGTCTGGAAGGATTTCGTCTGGCCGCTGCTCGTGCTGCCCGACAGCGAGAACATGTCGATCAGCGTCGGCATCGCCTCACTGTCGGCCCAGATGCCGCAGAACGTCCTCATCGCCGCACTGGTCATCGCGAGCCTTCCGGCCATCATCGTCTTCTTCGTCTTCCAGCGCAGCATCATGGCCGGCCTGACCGCCGGCAGCCTCAAGGGCTGACCTCGTCACCCACCTTCAACCGCAAGGAGTTGTCCCAGCATGTCTGCAACGTGGTGGCGGGGAGCCGCGATCTACCAGGTCTACCTGCGGAGTTTCGCAGACGGCAACGGCGACGGCATCGGCGACCTCGCGGGCCTCCGGGCACGCCTGCCGTACCTCTCCGACCTGGGAGTCGACGCGATCTGGCTCAACCCCTGGTATCCCTCGCCGATGGCCGACGGCGGCTACGACGTGGCCGACTACCGCGACATCGAACCGTCCTTCGGCACCCTCGCGGAGGCGGAGAAGTTCATCGAGGAGGCGCACGCCCTCGGTATCAGGACGATCATCGACATCGTGCCCAACCACGGCTCCGACCAGCAGGAGTGGTTCGTCCAGGCGCTGGCGGCCGGACCCGGTTCCGCCGAGCGCGGGCGGTTCTGGTTCCACCCCGGCAGGGGCGAGCACGGGGAACTGCCGCCCAACGACTGGCAGTCGATCTTCGGTGGCCCCGCCTGGACCCGGGTGGCCGACGGCCAGTGGTACCTGCACCTGTTCGCTCCCGAGCAGCCCGACTTCAACTGGACCAACCCGGAGGTC includes the following:
- a CDS encoding ABC transporter substrate-binding protein, with the translated sequence MKPRNLSMLLAAGIVLTAAGCGSDSGGDKAAETKPGTAAADAPVTITVGCQPPKSNPLERTAWDEDVAAFQKLHPNITIVSKDAFPCINPDTFQAKLAGGTMEDVFYVYFTDIQKIIAAGQAADISPYVGSVTKLGDLRPDVMSVFKSGDKTYGLPRTNYSTGLVYNRKLFTQAGLDPESPPKTWAEVQAAAKKIAGLGPGYVGFGEYSAGNTGGWHFTASLYGRGGEMVGPDGKTAAFNSPEGKAVLENLKQMRWTDNSMGAKQLLQWEDLMRMMGGGKLGMMIGAPDVVQSVNNDFKGKFDDYGVTALPEAKASLSGGDGYMFNPKATPEKIKAGLLWLEYHELTPDQGQFNYERNKGQGRPVGLPTPDLYGDTAPGKQIVETRKKFATVPVEHFAPYAEASTTIQNKIEPPKAQELYAILDVAMSAVLTRQDADIDKLLADAEAKANKVLAKSS
- a CDS encoding carbohydrate ABC transporter permease, producing MTTMTVQGSRRRKQGAFRRGVRRNLTAYGFLCGALICFAFFSWYPMVREILLSFQQTNFVDPPTWVGLENFRTVTEDSAFADAWINTAVFTGLALVFGYAVPFVAAIVLNELRHAKAYLRFVVYLPVMLPPAVGVLLFKWFYDPGPGLFNQILDLVHLPALSWLDSADTALISLVIVSTWMNLGTGTLIYLAALQSIPGELYEAAELDGAGLFKRVWHVTIPQTKLILLVMLLLQIVATMQVFIEPYLLTGGGPENATLTVAYLMYQYAFNFGDFGAGGALGLMLMLVLMVFSAFYLRISRDNQS
- a CDS encoding carbohydrate ABC transporter permease; this encodes MSNLTVQPSRPAPAARPGSAPARTGRSARRRRGKEPAPQFRGVVSPHTLKSPRGRVIYWIVLVAVVVGFTVAFVFPLYWMVTGALRSPEDLAQMPPSFFPESLDFEVYAEAWDQLNLGRFLGNTLLYAGGALLFTLAIDVTAAYALSKLRPVLGNLVLGLMLATLMIPPMVILLPAYLTVKDLPIFGWDLLNTPWAIWLPAAANGFYIFLLKRFFDSIPRELLEAAQIDGASATRILWSIVLPVSRPIIGVVSILSVVTVWKDFVWPLLVLPDSENMSISVGIASLSAQMPQNVLIAALVIASLPAIIVFFVFQRSIMAGLTAGSLKG